One Eleginops maclovinus isolate JMC-PN-2008 ecotype Puerto Natales chromosome 22, JC_Emac_rtc_rv5, whole genome shotgun sequence DNA segment encodes these proteins:
- the LOC134858759 gene encoding leucine-rich glioma-inactivated protein 1-like: MENTRKISKRSPWLCLLVVASVFLVVDSKRVRPPRCPSSCTCTKDNALCESAGLIPRSFPPDVISLSFVKSEYTEIPKESFIHTPALHLLLFTANNLESIDEDAFLGLPHLEYLFIENNQIKSISPNAFRGLKTLVHLSLAYNNLETLPKDLFNGLEALTKVDLRGNQFSCDCKLKWLVEWIYSTNATVDQIYCKGPASQLDKKINDLVPQSFDCITTEFASYQSLKFESISVEAFSFGNDQYVVFAQPFIGKCSFLEWDHVEMVFRNFDDIDSTSTVICKPLVIDDQLFVIVAQLFGGSHIYKRDTSANKFIKLQGIDILKIRKPNDVETFRIDGESFFIIADSSKAGSTTIYKWNGNGFYSHQSLHPWYRDTDVEFMEISSKPHLILSSSSQRPVIYQWNKSTKLFERRTDIPEMEDVYAVKHFQVKSELFICLTRFIGDSKVMRWDGALFRELQTVPSRGSMVFQPFSVGSWQYAILGSDYSFTQVYRWDAKKGEFVHFQELNIQAPRAFSPVSIDNRQFLLASSFKGKTQIYEHLVIDLST, encoded by the exons ATGGAAAATACACGCAAGATTTCCAAAAGATCGCCCTGGCTCTGCCTACTGGTAGTGGCGTCTGTTTTCCTTGTAGTGGACAGCAAGAGAGTCAGACCGCCTCGCTGCCCCTCATCCTGTACATGCACCAAAGATAACGCGTTGTGTGAAAGCGCAGGACTGATCCCTCGCAGCTTTCCCCCCGATGTCATATCACT ATCATTCGTCAAGTCTGAATACACCGAAATCCCGAAAGAGAGCTTCATCCACACGCCTGCCCTGCATCTCCT TCTCTTCACAGCCAACAACCTAGAATCTATAGACGAGGACGCTTTCCTCGGTCTTCCTCATTTGGAGTATCT tttcatagaAAACAACCAAATCAAGTCCATTTCACCAAATGCTTTCCGTGGACTGAAAACCCTGGTGCATCT GAGCCTGGCCTACAATAATCTGGAGACTCTGCCCAAAGATTTGTTTAATGGTCTTGAGGCCTTGACGAAAGT AGACTTGCGAGGGAACCAGTTCAGCTGTGACTGTAAGCTGAAGTGGTTGGTGGAGTGGATCTACAGCACCAACGCTACAGTGGATCAGATTTACTGTAAAGGCCCGGCCTCACAGCTGGACAAGAAGATCAACGATCTGGTGCCGCAGTCCTTCGACTGCATCACCACAG AGTTTGCATCATACCAGTCCCTGAAGTTTGAATCCATATCTGTGGAGGCATTCTCCTTTGGGAATGACCAGTATGTGGTGTTTGCCCAGCCCTTTATTGGGAAATGCAGCTTTCTAGAGTGGGACCATGTGGAGATGGTCTTCAGAAACTTTGACGACATTGACA GCACATCCACAGTGATTTGCAAACCTCTGGTCATTGACGACCAGCTCTTTGTGATTGTGGCTCAGTTGTTTGGAGGCTCACACATCTATAAGCGTGACACCTCTGCCAACAAATTCATCAAGCTCCAAGGCATCGACATCCTGAAAATCCGCAAACCAAACGATGTTGAGACTTTCCGCATTGATGGAGAATCATTCTTCATCATTGCAGACAGCTCCAAGGCCGGCTCTACAACTATCTACAAGTGGAATGGCAACGGATTCTACTCTCACCAATCGCTCCACCCCTGGTACCGGGACACCGATGTGGAATTCATGGAGATCTCCTCCAAACCTCACCTGATCCTGTCCAGCAGCTCCCAGAGGCCGGTCATCTACCAGTGGAACAAAAGCACCAAGCTGTTCGAAAGGCGGACCGACATCCCAGAGATGGAGGATGTCTACGCTGTGAAGCATTTTCAGGTCAAATCCGAACTCTTCATCTGTCTGACACGCTTCATCGGCGACTCCAAAGTGATGCGCTGGGACGGGGCCCTCTTTAGAGAGCTGCAGACGGTGCCCTCCCGCGGCTCCATGGTGTTCCAGCCTTTCTCTGTGGGCAGTTGGCAGTACGCCATCCTGGGCAGCGATTACTCTTTCACCCAGGTGTATCGCTGGGATGCCAAGAAGGGGGAGTTTGTCCATTTCCAGGAGCTGAACATCCAGGCGCCCAGGGCCTTCTCCCCAGTCTCCATAGACAACCGGCAGTTCCTGCTGGCCTCCAGTTTCAAGGGGAAAACTCAGATTTATGAACACCTGGTCATCGATCTGAGCACCTGA